A single window of Athene noctua chromosome 1, bAthNoc1.hap1.1, whole genome shotgun sequence DNA harbors:
- the SCCPDH gene encoding saccharopine dehydrogenase-like oxidoreductase: protein MAAGGGGGAERPYELVVFGASGFTGQFVVEEVARAAAGGELRCAPRWAVAGRSREKLRAVLERVAERLGKAALGAEVGVLLCDVGDAASLATMARQTRLVLNCVGPYRFFGEPVVAACVENGANCIDISGEPQFLEEMYLKYHEKAAEKGVYIIGSCGFDTIPGDMGVLYTRDKLKGTLTAVESFLKVKSGPEGSCVHDGTWKSAVYGLADQDNLRKLRKKIGYAPVPVVGAKLKKRGFLFYNREFKEYSIPFMGADVSVVKRSQRYLYTELQETPVQYSAYVNIGSLGSAIKLMFAGFLFLLLVKFSFGRKLLTKYPEFFSAGRFTKKGPTQKQMDGTSFTITFFGEGYSEGQDPQNGKPNVKICTEVKGPEPGYVATPIAMVQAAVTLLEDAAYLPKQGGVYSPGAAFSKTKLIDRLNKCGVEFSVISKPEV, encoded by the exons atggcggccggcggcggcggcggggccgagcggccCTACGAGCTGGTGGTGTTCGGGGCCTCGGGCTTCACCGGACAGTTCGTGgtggaggaggtggcgcgggcggcggccggcggggagctGCGCTGCGCCCCGCGCTGGGCCGTGGCCGGGCGGAGCCGGGAGAAGCTGCGGGCGGTGCTGGAGCGGGTGGCCGAGAGGCTGG GGAAGGCGGCGCTGGGGGCGGAGGTCGGCGTGCTGCTCTGCGATGTGGGCGACGCGGCCTCGCTGGCCACCATGGCGAGGCAGACCCGGCTGGTGCTCAACTGCGTGGGCCCG TATAGATTCTTTGGAGAGCCTGTGGTAGCAGCTTGTGTTGAAAATGGTGCCAACTGCATTGACATCAGTGGAGAACCCCAG TTTCTGGAAGAAATGTACCTGAAATACCACGAAAAAGCTGCGGAAAAGGGAGTATACATCATTGGAAGCTGTGGCTTTGACACTATACCGGGCGATATGGGAGTACTGTACACCAGAGACAAGCTGAAAG GTACCTTAACTGCTGTTGAAAGTTTCCTGAAGGTGAAATCTGGGCCTGAG GGTTCTTGTGTACATGATGGGACCTGGAAGTCAGCTGTTTATGGCCTTGCGGATCAAGACAACCTGAGGAAGCTTCGAAAAAAGATAGGCTATGCCCCTGTGCCAGTAGTTGGtgcaaaacttaaaaaaag agGATTTCTGTTTTACAATCGGGAATTCAAAGAGTATTCCATTCCATTCATGGGAGCTGACGTTTCCGTTGTGAAACGGTCTCAGCGTTATTTGTACACAGAGTTGCAGGAAACACCT GTGCAGTATAGTGCATATGTGAACATAGGTAGTCTTGGCTCTGCTATCAAGCTGATGTTTGCtggctttttatttcttcttcttgtgAAGTTTAGCTTTGGAAGAAAACTTCTGACAAAA TACCCAGAATTTTTCTCTGCTGGACGCTTCACAAAGAAAGGACCAACCCAGAAGCAG ATGGATGGAACCTCTTTCACGATAACTTTTTTTGGCGAGGGTTACAGTGAGGGGCAAGATCCCCAGAACGGCAAACCAAATGTAAAGATCTGCACCGAAGTGAAAGGACCAG agCCTGGCTATGTTGCTACACCAATTGCAATGGTTCAAGCAGCTGTAACTCTTCTGGAAGATGCAGCTTATCTGCCTAAACA GGGTGGTGTATATTCTCCAGGAGCTGCCTTCTCCAAAACAAAACTGATTGATCGCCTCAACAAATGTGGTGTTGAGTTCTCTGTCATTAGCAAGCCTGAAGTCTGA